A genomic stretch from Edaphobacter aggregans includes:
- a CDS encoding helix-turn-helix domain-containing protein: MQNLAKKPLLTGTDPVPKFYGANLAEVFRTPIYDCSLKNVSGVPDFALTRLKGGSMEMQRAPAYPEDRAMLICVALAPTPVDGWRARIAGQEVSVSHSIAFATTVIDLMKPMEMWAAGPFDYLHYYVSRDLLDRVAADNRIAPVDSFRMVFFERDLVIAQLTKTILSQVRNREPLNMLALEDVSLLVSTHLLQHYGSGKGILRAQPSLEIWQKIRTEEMLRAHLEGEIRIADLATACQLSPSHFSRCFRQSFGTSVHQWLIKLRIDTAKNLLREPQLSLAEVGFRSGFCDQAAFTRAFTTLEGTTPFRWRKLNGRGAVATDHLVYGELRSR; this comes from the coding sequence ATGCAAAATCTTGCAAAGAAACCGTTGTTGACAGGTACAGATCCCGTTCCGAAGTTCTACGGCGCCAACCTAGCCGAGGTATTCCGGACGCCGATCTATGACTGCTCCCTCAAGAATGTTTCTGGCGTGCCCGACTTCGCCCTCACCAGGCTCAAGGGTGGATCGATGGAGATGCAGCGGGCGCCGGCCTACCCTGAGGACCGCGCCATGCTCATCTGCGTGGCTTTAGCTCCAACTCCGGTTGACGGGTGGCGCGCACGAATCGCCGGACAAGAAGTCAGCGTCTCTCATTCGATCGCATTCGCAACAACAGTAATCGATCTTATGAAGCCGATGGAGATGTGGGCGGCAGGTCCGTTCGACTATCTACACTATTATGTGTCGCGCGATCTGCTGGACAGAGTTGCAGCAGACAACAGGATTGCCCCAGTTGATTCGTTTCGGATGGTCTTCTTTGAAAGGGATCTCGTCATTGCTCAATTGACCAAGACCATCCTCAGTCAGGTGCGCAACCGTGAACCGCTCAACATGCTTGCATTAGAAGATGTCTCACTTCTTGTGAGCACACATCTTCTGCAACACTATGGAAGCGGTAAGGGAATTCTCCGGGCACAGCCGAGCCTGGAGATCTGGCAAAAGATTCGCACCGAGGAGATGTTGCGTGCGCATCTTGAAGGCGAGATCAGAATTGCGGACCTTGCAACCGCCTGTCAGCTCTCCCCGAGTCACTTCTCTCGTTGCTTTCGCCAGAGCTTTGGCACTTCAGTTCATCAATGGCTCATCAAGCTTCGAATCGACACGGCGAAGAATCTGCTTCGCGAACCCCAACTGAGCCTGGCAGAGGTGGGATTTCGGTCGGGATTCTGCGATCAGGCTGCCTTCACACGCGCGTTTACCACGCTCGAAGGGACAACGCCGTTTCGCTGGCGCAAACTGAACGGTCGTGGCGCGGTTGCTACTGACCACCTTGTCTATGGTGAGTTGCGCTCTCGCTAG
- a CDS encoding TetR family transcriptional regulator C-terminal domain-containing protein: MASAEGLCRITFGSVAGRASLSKGGVVAHFPHLVDLKRSILDVALDLWSRTCLGVDTGIGGGLPSLIRYLNVWIGWTRRAGLPGSCPIAQAIVELSFLPGSVREAAAAAESVWRQTLIMLIRDAIDKRHLLQDTDVTQLAWDLLGIYLSHHVSSHSLRDPDADRKAQFSVKRIVASIEATSESATHHRQGGQ; encoded by the coding sequence TTGGCAAGCGCAGAGGGGCTCTGCAGGATCACCTTTGGTTCGGTTGCCGGACGCGCGAGCCTGTCAAAGGGTGGCGTCGTCGCGCATTTTCCGCATTTGGTCGACCTAAAGCGATCCATTCTTGATGTTGCATTGGACCTTTGGAGCCGTACCTGCCTCGGAGTCGACACTGGCATTGGAGGCGGGTTGCCGTCGCTGATTCGCTACCTAAATGTATGGATCGGATGGACGAGGAGGGCAGGACTGCCGGGTAGTTGTCCGATCGCTCAAGCAATTGTTGAGTTGAGTTTCTTGCCGGGATCTGTTCGAGAGGCTGCCGCTGCGGCGGAATCGGTCTGGCGGCAGACCCTGATTATGTTGATCCGTGATGCGATCGACAAGCGACACTTATTGCAGGATACCGACGTCACCCAGCTGGCGTGGGACTTGCTCGGGATCTATCTGAGCCACCATGTCTCCAGCCATTCTCTTCGGGACCCGGACGCGGACAGAAAAGCACAGTTCTCGGTGAAGCGGATCGTTGCTTCTATAGAAGCGACTAGCGAGAGCGCAACTCACCATAGACAAGGTGGTCAGTAG
- a CDS encoding AraC family transcriptional regulator: MTTSSNSANAYGAQMAKYFTMNQPPHVAIDSVVSVVRPQLAITRLIARSGIPERTASIPSEKAYVVSVHLNHANSGEWELWTDDKYTKTGAWPVGGVAMCDLESNSSIRNPGPIDWIHYHVPRATLDSLSDDAGVPRAKRLYCVYGTPDPTLHHLTQTILPCLNRPEMFSQLFMDSFTLMICSHLVGRYAQTHEAFPRFKGGLAPWQSRRVVDLFHEHLDGDIKLETLADECGLSVSHFARSFRRSFGTSAHRYLILKRVEIAKALLSETNYSLVDVAAQTGFSDQAALTRAFANVVGATPAKWRREHSRRRSFVEIPKDQFLQPHE; the protein is encoded by the coding sequence ATGACTACATCATCGAACTCAGCAAACGCTTACGGTGCGCAGATGGCGAAGTATTTCACCATGAACCAACCGCCCCATGTTGCCATCGATTCTGTGGTTTCCGTCGTCCGGCCGCAACTGGCGATCACCCGGCTGATTGCACGGAGCGGCATCCCGGAACGAACTGCATCCATCCCATCTGAAAAGGCCTACGTTGTTTCGGTCCATCTCAATCATGCGAATTCCGGGGAATGGGAACTGTGGACCGATGACAAGTACACAAAGACGGGGGCGTGGCCAGTCGGCGGAGTCGCAATGTGCGACCTGGAGTCAAATTCGAGTATTCGAAATCCGGGCCCGATCGATTGGATTCATTACCATGTTCCGCGTGCAACTTTGGATTCTCTTTCGGACGATGCTGGAGTGCCTAGAGCCAAGCGCCTCTACTGCGTTTATGGAACTCCCGACCCCACGCTCCATCACCTAACGCAAACGATTTTGCCGTGCCTAAATAGGCCGGAGATGTTCTCTCAGTTGTTCATGGATTCTTTTACCTTGATGATCTGTTCGCACCTTGTTGGTCGCTACGCTCAAACTCACGAAGCCTTCCCGCGATTCAAGGGCGGTCTGGCGCCGTGGCAAAGTCGTCGCGTTGTGGATTTGTTCCATGAGCACTTGGACGGCGACATAAAACTGGAAACACTTGCCGATGAATGTGGGCTTTCCGTCAGCCATTTTGCGCGATCATTCAGGAGATCGTTTGGGACCTCCGCACATCGCTACCTGATTCTGAAGCGCGTCGAGATCGCAAAGGCCCTTTTGTCGGAAACGAATTACTCGTTGGTGGACGTTGCCGCGCAGACTGGATTTTCAGATCAAGCCGCGCTTACCCGGGCGTTTGCAAATGTCGTCGGTGCGACTCCCGCAAAGTGGAGGCGTGAACACTCACGTCGCAGGAGTTTTGTCGAAATACCCAAAGACCAATTCCTTCAACCTCACGAATAG
- a CDS encoding alpha/beta fold hydrolase yields MTQHIKNVVLVHGAFADGSGWKRVADILKNDGYKVSVVQHPETSYADDQKYTKAAIDAMGGPVVLVGHSYGGSVITEAGNHPNVAALVYIAAFALDEGESCASIETAVPQASKAFYADSNGLWWIDHAHFVADFAADIPRDEAEFMAIAQVPISTDAFTHQVKNPAWKHKPTWYMVATEDRSINPEQERMMAKRAKAKTVEVKSSHVAYMSHPKEAAKLIGEAATSVNE; encoded by the coding sequence ATGACACAGCATATTAAGAACGTGGTCCTGGTGCATGGAGCTTTCGCCGACGGCTCCGGCTGGAAGAGGGTCGCGGACATCCTCAAGAATGATGGCTACAAGGTGTCGGTGGTGCAGCACCCCGAGACTTCCTACGCCGACGACCAAAAGTACACGAAGGCCGCAATCGACGCCATGGGCGGCCCGGTCGTCCTGGTCGGACACAGCTACGGTGGGTCTGTTATCACCGAGGCCGGCAATCATCCGAACGTTGCAGCGCTTGTTTATATTGCCGCTTTTGCGCTCGATGAAGGTGAGAGCTGTGCGTCGATCGAAACGGCTGTGCCGCAAGCCTCCAAGGCGTTCTACGCCGACAGCAACGGGCTTTGGTGGATCGACCACGCGCATTTCGTGGCTGACTTCGCAGCTGACATCCCACGGGATGAGGCGGAGTTCATGGCTATAGCACAAGTGCCGATTTCTACTGACGCGTTCACCCATCAGGTCAAGAATCCCGCTTGGAAGCACAAGCCCACCTGGTACATGGTGGCGACCGAAGACCGATCAATCAATCCGGAACAGGAGCGCATGATGGCGAAGCGCGCCAAGGCCAAGACGGTCGAAGTGAAGTCGAGCCATGTGGCCTACATGTCTCATCCAAAAGAAGCAGCCAAGCTCATCGGAGAGGCTGCCACTTCCGTCAATGAGTAG
- a CDS encoding dienelactone hydrolase family protein: MMDHITVKGQGGTFNAYIASPKASPASAVVVLQELFGVNADIRRHCDELAEQGYLSVAPDLYWRQEPGVDLNVTSQADWDHGLRLYQAYDRDAGVKDIKETIDAVRSLPECNGKVALLGYCLGALMVFMTAVQNDGIDAAVWYHGADTDKYLGEVDGLRAPILAHLAEEDEFISKAAQAAIREALAKRPNATVYSYPGQCHAFSRHTGKHYNAAAAHLANSRTSEFLNRQLR, encoded by the coding sequence ATGATGGACCACATCACCGTGAAAGGACAGGGCGGCACGTTCAACGCGTATATCGCAAGCCCGAAGGCCTCGCCGGCTTCGGCTGTTGTCGTTCTGCAGGAACTGTTCGGTGTGAATGCCGACATTCGCAGGCACTGCGATGAATTGGCTGAGCAAGGCTACCTCTCGGTCGCTCCAGACCTGTACTGGCGGCAGGAGCCGGGCGTCGACCTGAACGTCACCTCCCAAGCCGACTGGGACCACGGCCTTCGCCTCTATCAGGCCTATGACAGAGATGCCGGCGTAAAGGACATCAAAGAAACCATCGATGCCGTACGCAGTCTCCCGGAATGCAACGGCAAGGTTGCCTTGCTCGGCTATTGCCTCGGAGCGCTAATGGTCTTCATGACAGCTGTGCAGAACGACGGCATCGATGCCGCGGTCTGGTATCACGGCGCTGATACTGACAAATACCTGGGAGAGGTCGATGGGCTTCGTGCGCCCATTCTCGCGCATCTGGCCGAAGAGGACGAGTTCATCTCCAAGGCTGCACAAGCGGCGATTAGGGAGGCACTTGCTAAGAGGCCAAATGCGACGGTGTACAGCTACCCGGGGCAGTGTCATGCTTTCTCCCGCCATACCGGAAAACATTACAACGCCGCCGCAGCCCACCTTGCCAATAGTCGGACGAGCGAATTCCTCAATCGCCAGCTGCGGTGA
- a CDS encoding DUF302 domain-containing protein, translating into MTSSKPFDVVVAGIKASVGHPNMASLWQAVQRATTGTELDAAIQPTLGKTGLMQFVEFDHGMVIRKGTEHRTSKMVRMVIGNPLIMKEMAKRVPDAGSYAPVTVLVDERVDGVHISYDRMASLLAPYGDENALSVARDLDAKVEDVLRQAV; encoded by the coding sequence GTGACCTCCTCGAAACCATTCGACGTCGTTGTTGCGGGCATCAAGGCATCGGTCGGTCACCCAAATATGGCGTCGCTCTGGCAAGCAGTGCAGCGAGCGACAACCGGCACCGAGCTAGACGCGGCAATACAACCCACCCTGGGCAAGACCGGTCTGATGCAATTCGTCGAGTTCGATCACGGGATGGTCATTCGCAAGGGCACAGAGCATCGCACATCCAAAATGGTTCGTATGGTCATCGGAAATCCTCTCATCATGAAGGAAATGGCGAAGCGCGTTCCGGACGCCGGCTCTTATGCGCCGGTCACTGTCCTCGTGGATGAGCGAGTTGATGGGGTGCATATTTCGTATGACCGGATGGCCAGCCTCTTGGCTCCTTACGGGGACGAGAATGCGTTAAGCGTGGCTCGCGACTTGGACGCCAAAGTCGAAGACGTGTTGAGACAAGCAGTATGA
- a CDS encoding enoyl-CoA hydratase/isomerase family protein, which produces MSKSTATPIRVIEETPNYWRAEFDYPPFNVVDGDVFQALQDLLIRMETSESLRVIVFESALPDFYLSHFDLTGKLGNVMTGIGPSGLPILMDTFVRLTKVPVVSLAKIRGCVRGVSSEFVLACDMRFASRENLKLGHPELGVGLHPGGGGTERLPHLVGRGRALEIVLSANDFDGEWAERYGYVNRSLPDAELDSFVDALARRISSFDKPALAAAKNLVNEVSLPEADRLLAAFTSFGTALGWPAAQKRVGAVLERGLQRDTDYEKNWPDSLGALSDRRIEEG; this is translated from the coding sequence ATGTCAAAATCCACTGCAACGCCGATACGTGTGATCGAGGAAACGCCTAACTACTGGAGAGCCGAATTCGACTATCCGCCCTTCAACGTGGTTGATGGCGATGTCTTTCAAGCGCTTCAGGACCTCCTCATCCGGATGGAGACGAGCGAGAGTCTGCGGGTGATCGTTTTCGAGAGTGCGCTCCCCGACTTTTATCTGTCGCATTTCGATCTGACCGGGAAGCTCGGCAATGTCATGACGGGGATAGGGCCTTCGGGCTTGCCCATACTGATGGATACGTTTGTGCGGCTGACAAAAGTGCCCGTAGTCAGCCTGGCAAAGATCAGAGGCTGCGTGCGTGGCGTCAGCAGCGAGTTCGTTCTTGCGTGCGATATGCGTTTCGCCTCGCGGGAGAATCTGAAACTGGGTCATCCCGAACTTGGGGTCGGGCTGCATCCAGGCGGCGGAGGCACCGAGCGACTTCCCCATCTGGTCGGACGCGGGCGAGCGCTTGAAATCGTTCTCAGTGCCAACGACTTCGATGGTGAATGGGCCGAACGATACGGCTATGTAAACCGTTCACTGCCGGACGCTGAGTTGGACAGCTTCGTCGATGCCCTCGCGCGCCGGATCAGCTCTTTCGATAAGCCAGCTCTCGCTGCCGCCAAGAACCTCGTCAATGAAGTCTCGTTGCCCGAAGCTGATCGGCTCCTCGCGGCGTTCACGTCGTTTGGCACGGCACTTGGCTGGCCGGCTGCTCAGAAACGTGTCGGAGCTGTGTTGGAGCGCGGGCTTCAACGTGATACCGATTATGAGAAGAATTGGCCAGATAGCCTCGGTGCCCTGTCGGACCGAAGAATTGAGGAAGGGTGA
- a CDS encoding MBL fold metallo-hydrolase, with protein MSDRLQWEVFVSGQIPIVTDDLAPGATEMKWSPISSTLISGERDAALVDTAITVQQNQKIADWVVSTGKNLTTIYATHGHGDHFFGVNTIQKRFPKARFVARREAIDVMRVQASAAVVEAYWKPRFPGQIDSTLVIADDLKGGIFELEGHQFISIPLGHADTDHTTCLHVPSIDLAVCGDALYNDVHLHLGESDADGRKDWIAALDTIESLRPVAAIAGHKRPGAPDAPDNIEATGKYIRDFDRIASQTKTARELYDEMLAIYPNRVNPAVLWLSAKTVKPGSK; from the coding sequence ATGAGTGATCGATTGCAGTGGGAGGTTTTCGTCAGCGGTCAGATCCCGATCGTGACCGATGACCTTGCGCCAGGCGCCACCGAAATGAAATGGTCGCCTATTTCTTCCACGCTTATTTCGGGCGAACGGGATGCGGCGCTCGTCGACACCGCCATTACGGTCCAGCAAAACCAGAAAATCGCTGATTGGGTCGTGAGCACTGGCAAGAATCTGACGACCATCTACGCGACCCATGGTCATGGCGACCATTTCTTTGGTGTGAACACAATCCAGAAGCGGTTCCCCAAAGCACGTTTCGTTGCGAGACGGGAGGCTATCGATGTCATGCGCGTGCAGGCATCGGCTGCAGTCGTCGAAGCCTATTGGAAACCGCGATTTCCGGGACAAATCGATTCGACGCTTGTGATCGCCGATGACCTGAAGGGCGGCATCTTTGAGTTGGAGGGACACCAGTTCATTAGCATCCCTCTCGGACACGCCGATACGGACCACACCACGTGCCTCCACGTTCCGTCGATTGACCTGGCTGTTTGCGGCGATGCGCTCTACAACGATGTCCATCTTCATTTGGGTGAATCGGACGCCGACGGCCGCAAGGACTGGATCGCGGCACTCGACACCATTGAGTCGCTGAGGCCGGTGGCCGCGATTGCAGGACACAAGAGACCGGGCGCACCCGACGCACCGGACAATATCGAGGCCACCGGAAAATATATCCGCGATTTCGACCGGATTGCATCCCAGACCAAAACCGCGCGCGAACTCTATGACGAGATGCTTGCGATTTATCCCAACCGTGTAAACCCGGCTGTCTTGTGGCTTTCGGCGAAGACCGTAAAGCCGGGTAGCAAGTAA
- a CDS encoding DUF2934 domain-containing protein, with amino-acid sequence MTSTPEPNEEPRLSEMDAAISERHVKIQTRAYELYLERGDGPGSQFDDWLKAELEIDSE; translated from the coding sequence GTGACATCCACACCCGAACCGAATGAAGAGCCACGCTTATCCGAAATGGATGCAGCCATTTCGGAGCGGCATGTAAAGATTCAAACGCGCGCTTACGAACTCTATCTGGAACGTGGAGACGGGCCGGGAAGCCAGTTCGATGATTGGCTAAAAGCAGAGTTGGAAATCGACAGCGAATGA
- a CDS encoding TetR/AcrR family transcriptional regulator, translated as MGRPKNFSREEVLEKAMPVFWKHGFADASLQDLERATGVNKSGLYTEFRDKEDLFLACLRHYLESQDKRGLLTKEPLGWKNIEMFLKSGPLNKGEKQGCFAINSMREFAILPEEAYGAIAGNRVLLLQLLALNIKAEKPRMAPSAIAEMVLSFFSGLCIERNLKSGRSSSARKVENFMTALRSL; from the coding sequence ATGGGGCGTCCGAAGAACTTTAGCCGGGAGGAAGTGCTGGAGAAGGCGATGCCTGTCTTCTGGAAGCATGGGTTTGCGGATGCGAGCCTCCAGGATCTGGAACGGGCCACGGGTGTAAATAAATCAGGCCTTTATACAGAGTTCCGGGACAAGGAAGACCTCTTTCTGGCGTGCCTTCGACACTATCTTGAGAGCCAGGACAAGCGAGGACTACTCACCAAAGAACCTCTTGGCTGGAAGAACATCGAAATGTTTCTCAAAAGTGGTCCCCTTAACAAGGGGGAAAAGCAGGGATGTTTCGCCATCAACTCGATGCGGGAATTTGCCATCCTTCCGGAGGAGGCTTACGGGGCCATTGCCGGGAATCGAGTCTTGCTGCTGCAACTCCTCGCGTTGAATATCAAAGCGGAGAAACCCAGGATGGCCCCATCTGCCATTGCGGAGATGGTCCTGTCCTTTTTTTCTGGGCTTTGCATTGAGCGCAATCTGAAATCCGGCAGATCCTCGTCGGCCCGCAAGGTCGAAAACTTCATGACCGCTCTTCGCAGTCTCTAA
- a CDS encoding SDR family NAD(P)-dependent oxidoreductase, whose amino-acid sequence MSKLANKVALVTGGSRGIGAAIAKRLAADGASVAITYAKDTSAASAVVKAIELGGGKAVAIQADAADAQAVRGAVEKAVATFGRLDVLVNNAGTAIPKPFEEATLEEMDRVLDINIRGIFAATQAALKHMKDGGRIVMIGSAVGERAVAPGLVPYAATKGAVKMFTQALSREVGSRGITVNNVQPGPIDTDLNPASGDWAVPQKAATALDRYGHVEEIASMVAFIAGPESSYITGANLTVDGGMNA is encoded by the coding sequence ATGTCAAAGTTGGCAAACAAAGTAGCACTCGTAACGGGCGGTTCCCGGGGTATTGGTGCAGCGATTGCAAAGCGGTTGGCTGCGGATGGAGCAAGCGTGGCTATCACGTATGCGAAGGATACGAGCGCGGCTTCGGCTGTGGTCAAAGCGATTGAACTCGGTGGAGGAAAAGCTGTCGCGATCCAGGCGGACGCTGCCGACGCCCAAGCCGTTAGGGGTGCGGTCGAAAAGGCTGTTGCGACTTTCGGCCGGCTTGACGTGCTGGTGAACAATGCCGGCACAGCCATTCCGAAGCCTTTCGAGGAGGCAACGCTGGAAGAGATGGACCGAGTGCTCGACATCAACATCCGCGGCATATTCGCCGCCACGCAGGCGGCACTGAAGCACATGAAGGACGGCGGTCGCATCGTTATGATCGGTTCGGCAGTGGGAGAACGTGCTGTTGCGCCCGGTCTTGTGCCCTATGCGGCCACGAAGGGAGCCGTCAAGATGTTCACTCAGGCGCTGTCCAGAGAGGTTGGGAGCCGGGGCATCACGGTCAACAACGTTCAGCCAGGTCCGATCGACACGGATTTGAATCCCGCGTCAGGTGATTGGGCGGTGCCGCAGAAAGCTGCCACGGCGCTCGACCGCTATGGGCACGTTGAGGAGATCGCCTCAATGGTGGCGTTCATCGCCGGTCCTGAATCCTCATACATCACCGGAGCTAACCTCACGGTTGATGGCGGGATGAACGCCTGA
- a CDS encoding SDR family NAD(P)-dependent oxidoreductase, producing MTSLQNKTALVTGASRGIGRATATALAEAGAHVLVHYGRSTQEAESLVAEIRTKGGHADAISADLGTPGGASSLAEQVRSIIGNRLDILVLNAGISKAGRIADHTVEDFNSLFATNVRGPFFLVQQLLALLGEGSSIVAISSLGAHAVPGKPGLENPSLLVYSSTKGALETLVKNWAAILGPSGIRVNAVAPGVIDTDMSSFTKTEAGREAALGMQALRRIGKPEDVADVVAFVASDAARWITGASIPVDGGSKL from the coding sequence ATGACATCACTTCAAAACAAAACGGCCCTTGTGACAGGCGCATCGCGAGGGATTGGCCGCGCGACGGCTACGGCGCTTGCTGAGGCCGGGGCTCATGTCTTGGTTCACTATGGCCGCTCTACACAGGAAGCGGAATCTCTGGTCGCCGAGATCCGAACGAAAGGCGGGCACGCCGATGCAATCTCGGCCGATCTAGGGACTCCGGGGGGCGCTTCGTCACTCGCCGAGCAAGTGCGTTCCATTATCGGTAACCGGCTGGATATTCTTGTGCTCAACGCCGGAATCAGCAAGGCGGGACGCATCGCGGATCACACGGTCGAGGATTTTAACAGCCTCTTTGCGACCAACGTCCGAGGCCCGTTCTTCTTGGTGCAGCAACTATTGGCACTCCTTGGCGAGGGATCAAGCATCGTTGCTATCTCTTCCCTTGGGGCCCATGCGGTACCGGGCAAGCCCGGTCTGGAAAACCCTTCCCTTCTTGTTTACAGCTCGACCAAAGGGGCACTTGAGACGCTGGTGAAGAACTGGGCGGCCATTCTCGGGCCGAGCGGCATACGCGTGAACGCTGTTGCGCCAGGCGTAATCGACACAGATATGTCGAGTTTCACGAAGACTGAAGCTGGCCGTGAGGCCGCACTGGGAATGCAGGCATTGAGGCGTATCGGCAAGCCCGAGGATGTTGCTGACGTAGTCGCTTTCGTTGCATCCGATGCAGCACGCTGGATCACGGGGGCGAGTATTCCCGTAGATGGCGGTTCGAAACTCTAA
- a CDS encoding DUF427 domain-containing protein, translated as MNDTFTKGKEIKIPGPDHPIAILPVEGHVRVTVAGRIVAESTRALLLEEKGYPPVYYLPREDADMSLLVRTTHYTYCPYKGDCTYYSIPIGRTKSEYAVWTYENPYEAVADIKDHLAFYPARVDAIEAIA; from the coding sequence ATGAATGACACTTTTACCAAAGGCAAAGAGATCAAGATTCCTGGCCCAGATCATCCCATAGCAATTTTGCCGGTTGAGGGCCACGTGCGCGTGACGGTCGCCGGGAGAATCGTTGCTGAATCGACACGCGCCCTACTGCTGGAGGAGAAAGGATATCCGCCCGTCTACTACCTGCCACGCGAAGATGCCGACATGTCGCTGCTCGTTCGGACCACGCATTACACCTATTGTCCGTACAAAGGCGATTGCACGTATTACAGCATTCCCATTGGCAGGACGAAATCGGAATATGCCGTTTGGACCTACGAAAACCCTTATGAGGCAGTGGCCGACATCAAGGACCACCTGGCGTTTTATCCCGCGCGGGTCGATGCGATCGAAGCGATCGCCTGA
- a CDS encoding nuclear transport factor 2 family protein, producing MPKTTPEQNKAIVLEAFDTLFNKRDYAEAERFWSPKYIQHSTHIAPGREGLFALVRATPATLRYENQVIVAEGDYVIAHGRFTGMGRPAAWIAADVVRFEDGLLAEHWDVLQDEATKAESVSGLPMFGDTFPS from the coding sequence ATGCCCAAGACAACACCCGAACAGAACAAGGCGATCGTTCTCGAAGCCTTCGACACTCTCTTCAACAAACGCGACTACGCTGAAGCGGAACGCTTCTGGTCGCCTAAATACATCCAGCACAGCACACACATCGCTCCGGGGCGCGAAGGGCTGTTCGCTCTCGTCCGCGCGACGCCAGCTACGTTGCGCTATGAAAACCAAGTCATCGTCGCAGAAGGCGACTATGTCATTGCGCATGGCCGTTTCACCGGCATGGGAAGGCCCGCGGCTTGGATCGCCGCGGACGTTGTCCGATTCGAAGATGGTCTCCTGGCCGAGCACTGGGACGTGCTGCAAGACGAGGCAACAAAGGCCGAATCTGTCAGCGGCCTTCCTATGTTTGGGGACACATTCCCTTCGTAA
- a CDS encoding TetR/AcrR family transcriptional regulator codes for MGYSQAQKEKTHKRIVAIASKRFREEGLAGFGIADLMKEAGLTVGGFYKHFDSRDELVAEAVGDAFGVWQRQKEAAESEGQPLTFARLVDDYVSDVHRKNPGAGCAFSALAPELARSDKRTRALTSEQVKDDIELIIGLLPGKDNRAARSRAILTFSALVGAMSLARAVSDEELSREILKTVAELLKNPV; via the coding sequence ATGGGTTATTCGCAGGCGCAAAAGGAAAAGACCCATAAGCGCATCGTTGCGATTGCCTCAAAGAGGTTCCGCGAAGAGGGCCTCGCGGGATTCGGAATCGCGGACTTGATGAAGGAAGCCGGTCTGACGGTAGGCGGCTTCTACAAGCACTTCGACTCTCGCGATGAACTGGTAGCCGAGGCCGTCGGCGATGCATTCGGTGTTTGGCAGCGCCAGAAGGAGGCTGCCGAATCCGAAGGCCAGCCGCTAACTTTCGCGAGACTTGTCGACGACTACGTGAGCGATGTGCACCGCAAGAATCCAGGTGCTGGCTGTGCCTTCAGCGCTCTGGCACCGGAACTTGCTAGAAGCGATAAGCGGACTCGCGCGCTTACGTCTGAACAAGTCAAAGATGACATTGAGTTGATTATTGGGTTGCTGCCAGGCAAAGACAATCGCGCGGCGCGGTCGAGAGCGATCCTGACTTTCAGCGCTCTTGTAGGAGCGATGTCGCTGGCCCGCGCCGTATCGGATGAGGAGCTTTCACGCGAAATCTTGAAGACGGTGGCAGAGCTGCTGAAGAACCCAGTCTAG